A stretch of Bacteroidota bacterium DNA encodes these proteins:
- a CDS encoding type II toxin-antitoxin system RelE/ParE family toxin: MQGWSDYYRLRIGDYRLGLKLEEETVIVLCFLHQRDIYRRFR; this comes from the coding sequence ATGCAGGGCTGGAGCGACTACTATCGTCTCCGCATCGGTGACTACCGCCTTGGGCTGAAGCTGGAAGAGGAGACGGTGATCGTTCTATGCTTCCTCCACCAACGCGACATCTACCGACGGTTCCGGTAG
- a CDS encoding cell division protein ZapA, translating into MSQTSLRVEILGHEYPLRVDEADAALTREVAAYVDERMHAFRNEVPGVSDMTHAVLSALAIAEELHLAWGELERLRTAVGADADALAERLDEALAG; encoded by the coding sequence ATGTCCCAGACCTCGCTCCGCGTCGAAATCCTCGGGCACGAGTACCCGCTGCGCGTCGACGAAGCCGACGCGGCCCTCACCCGCGAGGTCGCCGCCTACGTCGACGAGCGGATGCACGCTTTCCGCAACGAGGTCCCCGGCGTCTCCGACATGACCCACGCCGTGCTGAGCGCCCTCGCGATTGCCGAGGAACTGCACCTCGCCTGGGGCGAGCTCGAGCGGCTCCGCACCGCTGTCGGTGCCGACGCCGACGCGCTCGCAGAACGTCTCGACGAAGCGCTGGCCGGCTAG
- the ccsA gene encoding cytochrome c biogenesis protein CcsA: MIGTVGSLLILIALVATIVSGVAYVQAMRVPDEAAWWKRIGRGAWFVMVGGSLTAFGLLVYLFATHQYQYAYVYSNSGNDLPTYFTIAATWAGQEGSFLLWIAFNALLGVALVRWGSRASTGRDAELRRTFEPPVLAVFALGQAFLLSMVVGLKLGGLEIGASPFQTLAAKFPEAPVLQVAGYVPPDGNGLNDLLQNYWMTIHPPTLFVGFASMMVPFAFAVAALWTRQYTQWVKPALPWTLFANLVLGVGIVMGGYWAYVTLSFGGYWAWDPVENSSLVPWLFGIAAIHSMIVQKRSAAGHKSALILSIAAFMFVVYSTFLTRSGILGDVSVHSFVDLGLYNQLLIWIVTMGVVGFGLFAYRYRELPAPQRPPATLSRESMIFTGALTLCLMGLVIIVGTSAPILGRIFRDNPAGVAISFYNNWTLPLAVITASLAGLGQLFWWKKMTVENVNRALLRPLALTVVSTAAVIVLTPFVPVTTSAPPLMAAESVEAIEAGLGGGLEAFWASYGQSLMLLLLLFASFFAFYGNGSVLWRIARGNLKLAGGSVTHVGFALMLLGIFSSSIFNNPLTDGHGADLRGDRDNFILQLGQEKTVEGWTVGYEGKYFNDRGRMVYALDVAAPTGRTFTTANVVYQSDSEQWIQQPHVEKFVDEDLYIAIYPSAMMGGGQNQSAPGELLLRRGETAPLDGGAYTVEFTEYQLDPEVTDLPADSLDLAVGAVLSVTNTATGETETVRPVYVIRTDRSQTFAPVRIPDWNLGFAFTGMQVDNDAVQIVVEGARTVPEDWVVVQAYRKPFISLLWLGTIVLGVGFVLSIVRRVREQKSTASQQREAS, from the coding sequence ATGATTGGGACCGTTGGGAGCCTGCTGATTCTGATTGCCCTCGTCGCGACGATCGTCTCCGGCGTGGCCTACGTCCAGGCTATGCGCGTGCCGGACGAGGCCGCCTGGTGGAAGCGGATCGGGCGCGGCGCGTGGTTCGTGATGGTCGGCGGCAGCCTCACCGCGTTCGGGCTGCTGGTGTACCTCTTCGCGACGCACCAGTACCAGTACGCCTACGTCTACTCGAACTCCGGCAACGACCTCCCGACCTACTTCACGATTGCAGCGACATGGGCCGGGCAGGAGGGCTCGTTCCTGCTCTGGATCGCTTTCAACGCGCTCCTCGGGGTCGCCCTCGTCCGGTGGGGGTCGCGCGCGTCGACGGGCCGCGACGCAGAGCTGAGGCGGACGTTCGAGCCGCCGGTGCTTGCCGTGTTCGCGCTCGGGCAGGCATTCCTGCTCTCGATGGTGGTCGGCCTCAAGCTCGGCGGACTCGAGATCGGGGCCTCGCCGTTCCAGACGCTCGCGGCGAAGTTCCCCGAGGCGCCCGTGCTCCAGGTCGCGGGCTACGTCCCGCCCGACGGCAACGGCCTCAACGACCTCCTCCAGAACTACTGGATGACGATCCACCCGCCGACGCTCTTCGTCGGGTTCGCGTCGATGATGGTGCCGTTCGCCTTCGCCGTGGCGGCGCTCTGGACGCGGCAGTACACGCAGTGGGTCAAGCCCGCGCTGCCGTGGACGCTCTTCGCCAACCTCGTGCTCGGCGTCGGGATCGTGATGGGGGGCTACTGGGCGTACGTTACACTTTCGTTCGGCGGCTACTGGGCGTGGGACCCGGTCGAGAACTCGAGCCTCGTCCCGTGGCTCTTCGGGATCGCCGCGATCCACTCGATGATCGTGCAGAAGCGGAGCGCGGCCGGGCACAAGAGCGCGCTCATCCTGAGCATCGCCGCGTTCATGTTCGTCGTCTACTCGACCTTCCTCACGCGCTCCGGCATTCTGGGCGACGTGAGCGTCCACTCGTTCGTCGACCTCGGGCTCTACAACCAACTGCTGATCTGGATCGTGACGATGGGGGTGGTCGGGTTCGGCCTCTTCGCCTACCGCTACCGCGAACTGCCCGCGCCGCAGCGACCGCCGGCCACGCTCAGCCGCGAGTCGATGATCTTCACCGGCGCGCTGACGCTATGCCTGATGGGCCTCGTCATCATCGTCGGGACGAGCGCGCCGATCCTGGGGCGCATCTTCCGCGACAACCCGGCCGGCGTGGCGATCTCGTTTTACAACAACTGGACGCTCCCGCTCGCGGTCATCACGGCGAGCCTCGCCGGGCTGGGGCAGCTCTTCTGGTGGAAGAAGATGACGGTCGAGAACGTGAACCGGGCCCTCCTCCGGCCCCTCGCGCTGACGGTCGTCTCGACGGCCGCCGTGATCGTCCTGACCCCGTTCGTCCCGGTGACGACGAGCGCGCCTCCGCTCATGGCGGCGGAGTCGGTGGAGGCCATCGAGGCCGGCCTCGGCGGCGGCCTGGAGGCGTTCTGGGCGAGCTACGGGCAGAGCCTGATGCTGCTGCTCCTGCTCTTCGCGTCGTTCTTCGCCTTCTACGGCAACGGGTCCGTGCTGTGGCGCATCGCGCGCGGCAACCTCAAGCTCGCCGGCGGCTCGGTCACCCACGTCGGCTTCGCCCTCATGCTGCTCGGCATCTTCTCGTCCTCCATCTTTAACAACCCGCTCACCGACGGCCATGGGGCCGACCTCCGCGGCGACCGCGACAACTTCATCCTCCAGCTCGGCCAGGAGAAGACCGTCGAGGGCTGGACCGTCGGCTACGAGGGCAAGTACTTCAACGACCGGGGCCGCATGGTCTACGCGCTCGACGTGGCCGCGCCGACTGGGCGGACGTTCACGACCGCGAACGTAGTCTACCAGTCCGACTCCGAGCAGTGGATCCAGCAGCCGCACGTCGAGAAGTTTGTCGACGAGGACCTCTACATCGCCATCTACCCGAGCGCGATGATGGGCGGCGGGCAGAACCAGAGCGCCCCCGGCGAACTCCTCCTCCGCCGGGGCGAGACCGCCCCGCTCGACGGCGGCGCCTACACCGTCGAGTTCACCGAGTACCAGCTCGACCCCGAGGTCACCGACCTCCCCGCCGACTCGCTCGACCTCGCGGTCGGGGCGGTCCTGAGCGTCACCAACACCGCGACGGGCGAGACCGAGACCGTGCGCCCGGTCTACGTGATCCGCACGGACCGGAGCCAGACGTTTGCCCCCGTCCGCATTCCGGACTGGAACCTCGGCTTCGCCTTCACCGGCATGCAGGTCGACAACGACGCGGTGCAGATCGTCGTCGAAGGCGCGCGAACGGTGCCGGAGGACTGGGTGGTGGTGCAGGCCTACCGCAAGCCGTTCATCAGCCTCCTCTGGCTCGGGACGATCGTCCTCGGCGTCGGCTTCGTGCTCTCGATCGTCCGCCGCGTCCGGGAGCAGAAGTCTACCGCCTCTCAACAGCGCGAGGCGAGCTAG
- a CDS encoding metal ABC transporter permease: MLHDLLFDYTLRTVALGAATLGIVSGSLGTYAVLRGQSLLGDAISHAALPGIALAFLLTGSKAPLVLVVGAALAGWVGTLAVMTVVRRSRIPYDAALGLVLSVFFGFGLVLLVSVQRLPGGNQAGLDTFLFGQAAALVASDLVVMATLGVVALGVALVCWKEFKLLAFDEQFGAALGFPMRRLDIVLTTLLVVAIVIGLQTVGVVLMSAILVAPAAAARQWTDRLSGVMALAAFFGALAGAGGAILSATTARLPTGPTIVLFAGALVVVSLLFAPGRGLVAAWLRARRNRTNLREIGVLEDLYTLALQHPAEPQRPHPVATLETMTARPESVAAGLDALAARGLAKPVDDGWTLTDRGLAAAQAFARVPANGGQRTADRGQRTRNQKWETRSEKPGA, from the coding sequence GTGCTCCACGACCTCCTCTTCGACTACACGCTCCGCACCGTCGCGCTCGGCGCGGCGACGCTCGGGATCGTGAGCGGGTCGCTCGGGACGTACGCCGTGCTGCGGGGGCAGTCGCTCCTCGGCGACGCGATCAGCCACGCGGCGCTGCCAGGAATCGCGCTCGCGTTTCTGCTGACCGGGAGCAAGGCCCCGCTCGTGCTCGTCGTAGGGGCGGCGCTTGCGGGGTGGGTCGGGACGCTCGCCGTGATGACAGTTGTGCGCCGGTCGCGGATTCCGTACGACGCGGCGCTCGGCCTCGTGCTCTCGGTGTTCTTCGGGTTCGGGCTTGTACTTCTCGTCTCGGTGCAGCGGCTGCCGGGCGGGAATCAGGCAGGCCTCGATACATTCTTGTTCGGGCAGGCGGCGGCGCTCGTCGCGAGCGATCTCGTGGTGATGGCGACGCTCGGTGTGGTTGCGCTCGGCGTTGCGCTCGTGTGCTGGAAAGAGTTCAAGCTGCTCGCTTTCGATGAGCAATTTGGCGCGGCCCTCGGCTTTCCGATGCGGCGGCTCGACATCGTCCTGACGACGCTGTTGGTCGTCGCAATCGTGATCGGGTTGCAGACGGTCGGCGTGGTGCTGATGAGCGCGATCCTCGTCGCGCCCGCCGCCGCGGCCCGGCAGTGGACCGACCGGCTCAGCGGGGTGATGGCGCTCGCTGCCTTCTTCGGTGCCCTCGCCGGTGCCGGCGGTGCCATCCTCAGCGCGACGACCGCCCGCCTCCCGACCGGCCCGACGATTGTCCTCTTCGCCGGTGCCCTCGTCGTCGTCTCGCTGCTCTTCGCGCCCGGCCGGGGGCTGGTGGCGGCGTGGCTCCGCGCCCGGCGCAACCGGACGAACCTCCGCGAGATCGGCGTCCTCGAAGACCTCTACACCCTTGCCCTCCAGCACCCGGCCGAGCCGCAGCGTCCACACCCCGTCGCCACCCTCGAGACGATGACAGCGCGGCCCGAGAGCGTCGCCGCCGGCCTCGACGCGCTCGCGGCCCGCGGACTTGCCAAACCGGTGGACGACGGCTGGACGCTGACGGACCGGGGCCTCGCGGCGGCGCAAGCCTTCGCCCGTGTTCCAGCGAACGGAGGACAGAGGACAGCAGACCGAGGGCAGAGGACGAGAAACCAGAAATGGGAAACCAGAAGCGAGAAACCGGGAGCGTGA
- a CDS encoding zinc ABC transporter substrate-binding protein → MPRLLCCALLLLPLAGCGPDAGPPQDDLSERPVRVVVTTSMIADLARQIGGDRVEVEGLMGPGVDPHLYNASEGDVRRMTDADLIFYNGLDLEGKMADLLDRMEDRATAVTDQIDRALLDTPPEYEGSFDPHVWMDVSMWKTAAAAVGGRLAALDSAHAEAYGQRVGAYAAQLDSLDAYVRAEAARVPEGQRVLVTAHDAFGYFGRAYGFEVRGLQGLSTTAEAGTADVQNLARFVAERQILALFVESSVSERSIRAVREAVRARGFEVEIGGNLYSDALGGEGSGADTYVGMIRHNVDTIVGALAGEPVAGR, encoded by the coding sequence CTTCTTTGCTGCGCTCTGCTTCTTCTCCCGCTCGCTGGCTGTGGACCCGACGCCGGTCCTCCGCAGGACGATCTCAGCGAGCGGCCCGTCCGCGTCGTGGTCACAACGAGCATGATCGCCGACCTCGCCCGGCAGATCGGCGGCGACCGCGTCGAGGTCGAGGGCCTGATGGGGCCGGGCGTGGACCCGCACCTCTACAACGCCAGCGAGGGCGACGTGCGCCGCATGACCGATGCCGACCTGATCTTCTACAACGGCCTCGATCTCGAAGGCAAGATGGCCGACCTCCTCGACCGGATGGAGGACCGGGCGACGGCTGTGACCGACCAGATCGACCGGGCGCTCTTGGACACGCCGCCCGAGTACGAGGGCAGCTTCGACCCGCACGTCTGGATGGACGTCTCAATGTGGAAGACAGCTGCGGCGGCGGTCGGCGGCCGCCTCGCCGCGCTCGACTCGGCGCACGCCGAAGCATACGGTCAGCGTGTTGGGGCGTACGCGGCACAGCTCGACAGCCTCGATGCCTACGTGCGGGCGGAGGCTGCGCGCGTCCCCGAAGGTCAGCGCGTGCTCGTCACCGCCCACGACGCCTTCGGCTACTTCGGCCGTGCCTACGGCTTCGAGGTGCGCGGCCTGCAGGGCCTCTCGACCACGGCCGAGGCCGGGACCGCCGACGTGCAGAACCTCGCCCGTTTCGTCGCCGAGCGGCAGATTCTGGCGCTGTTCGTCGAGTCGTCGGTGTCGGAGCGCTCCATCCGGGCCGTCCGCGAGGCCGTCCGGGCGCGGGGCTTCGAGGTCGAGATCGGCGGCAATCTGTACTCCGACGCGCTCGGCGGCGAGGGGTCGGGTGCAGACACCTACGTCGGCATGATCCGCCACAACGTGGACACGATCGTCGGAGCGCTCGCGGGCGAGCCGGTCGCCGGGCGGTAG
- a CDS encoding type II toxin-antitoxin system RelE/ParE family toxin: MNVVFRESFERDLKKLKGDARLLGRLQKALEQIEDAEALGTLANVERMQGWSECRAGATTIVSASVTTALG; this comes from the coding sequence TTGAACGTCGTCTTCCGCGAGAGCTTCGAGCGCGACCTGAAGAAGCTCAAGGGCGACGCAAGGCTACTCGGCCGACTCCAGAAAGCTCTCGAGCAGATTGAGGATGCTGAAGCGCTCGGTACACTGGCGAACGTGGAGCGAATGCAGGGCTGGAGCGAATGCAGGGCTGGAGCGACTACTATCGTCTCCGCATCGGTGACTACCGCCTTGGGCTGA
- the rny gene encoding ribonuclease Y, with translation MLPSALLLIVAVLVALSVGVVLGRWARAGWVGKRLDEATREAEALIEKARQEADAFRQQHVVVVREALEAERQRLDAETAEQQARHQRLRHKLDVRQEKLARRAKRSAKREAAAKKALDAAEALQAEAERRRAEAEELRASVQKLAGSIGSRQQALAAREQDVDELEETLAAKHNRLDRLIGEHVRKLESVTGISKQEALDRLVEELENEAKLEASAAIKEIRDEARMTANREARKVVLTAIQRTAANHAVEHTVSLVQIQSDDMKGRIIGREGRNIRAFEAATGIEVIVDETPEAVLLSGFDPVRREVARLSMVRLVQDGRIHPARIEEVVDKARSEIEDEVIEAGEKAAIELGLHGLHAELVRLVGRMKYRFSYGQNLLAHSVEVAQLASLMAAELDLDPRKARRAGLLHDIGKVIDGELESPHAIVGMELAQRYKEHPEVCNAVGAHHDEIEMTTPLAPIVQAADAISGARPGARREGLDHYIQRINALEDLAAGFDGVQRTYAIQAGREVRVIVNHDVVSDARASQLARDISKKIEHDLHYPGQVKVTVIREVRSIAYAK, from the coding sequence ATGCTCCCCTCTGCCCTCCTCCTGATTGTCGCCGTCCTCGTCGCCCTCAGCGTCGGGGTGGTGCTGGGGCGATGGGCGCGTGCGGGGTGGGTGGGGAAACGGCTCGACGAGGCGACGCGCGAGGCCGAAGCGCTCATCGAGAAGGCGCGGCAGGAAGCCGACGCGTTCCGGCAGCAGCACGTCGTGGTAGTCCGCGAGGCGCTGGAGGCCGAGCGGCAGCGGCTCGACGCGGAGACGGCGGAGCAGCAGGCCAGGCACCAGCGCCTCCGCCACAAGCTGGACGTCCGGCAGGAGAAGCTGGCGCGCCGGGCCAAGCGTAGTGCCAAGCGCGAGGCAGCAGCCAAAAAAGCCCTCGACGCCGCGGAGGCTCTCCAGGCCGAGGCCGAGCGCCGCCGGGCCGAGGCCGAGGAGCTGCGCGCGAGCGTGCAGAAGCTCGCCGGCTCGATTGGCAGCCGGCAGCAGGCCCTCGCGGCGCGCGAGCAGGACGTGGACGAGCTCGAAGAAACCCTCGCCGCGAAGCACAACCGCCTCGACCGGCTCATCGGCGAGCACGTCCGCAAGCTCGAGAGCGTCACCGGCATCTCGAAGCAAGAAGCCCTCGACCGGCTCGTCGAGGAGCTGGAGAACGAAGCCAAGCTCGAAGCCTCCGCCGCCATCAAGGAGATCCGCGACGAGGCCCGGATGACGGCCAACCGCGAGGCGCGCAAGGTCGTCCTGACGGCGATCCAGCGGACCGCCGCCAACCACGCCGTCGAGCACACCGTCTCGCTCGTCCAGATCCAGAGCGACGACATGAAGGGGCGCATCATCGGGCGCGAGGGGCGCAACATCCGGGCGTTCGAGGCCGCCACCGGCATCGAGGTGATCGTGGACGAGACGCCCGAGGCCGTGCTCCTCTCCGGGTTCGACCCCGTCCGCCGCGAGGTCGCCCGGCTCTCGATGGTCCGGCTCGTGCAGGACGGCCGCATCCACCCGGCGCGCATCGAGGAGGTCGTGGACAAAGCGCGGAGCGAGATCGAGGACGAGGTCATCGAGGCAGGCGAAAAAGCAGCCATCGAACTCGGGCTCCACGGCCTCCACGCCGAGCTCGTCCGGCTCGTCGGGCGGATGAAGTACCGCTTCAGCTACGGCCAGAACCTGCTCGCGCACTCGGTCGAGGTCGCCCAGCTCGCCTCGCTCATGGCGGCCGAGCTCGACCTCGACCCGCGCAAGGCGCGCCGCGCCGGGCTGCTCCACGACATCGGCAAGGTGATCGACGGCGAACTCGAGAGTCCGCACGCGATCGTCGGGATGGAGCTGGCGCAGCGCTACAAGGAGCACCCCGAGGTCTGCAACGCCGTCGGGGCGCACCACGACGAGATCGAGATGACGACGCCGCTCGCCCCGATTGTGCAGGCCGCCGACGCCATCAGCGGGGCGCGGCCCGGGGCGCGGCGCGAAGGGCTCGACCACTACATCCAGCGGATCAACGCGCTCGAAGACCTCGCCGCTGGCTTCGACGGCGTCCAGCGGACCTACGCCATCCAGGCCGGACGTGAAGTCCGCGTCATCGTCAACCACGACGTCGTCTCCGACGCCCGAGCTAGCCAGCTCGCGCGCGACATCTCGAAGAAGATCGAGCACGACCTGCACTACCCGGGCCAGGTCAAGGTGACCGTGATCCGCGAGGTCCGCAGCATCGCCTACGCGAAGTAG
- a CDS encoding metal ABC transporter ATP-binding protein, whose translation MPNAIDVTDLTVAYRDRPVLWDIDLAVPEGVLMAIVGPNGAGKTTLIKAMLGLVDVAAGQTLIYGEPYARQRSLVAYVPQRGSVDWDFPTSVLDVVMMGLYGRLGWIRRPGKKEKQAALEALDKVGMRDLADRQISQLSGGQQQRVFLARALVQDAQVYLMDEPFQGVDATTERAIVTLLQELRQAGKTLVVVHHDLQTVPEYFDWVLLLNVRRIAAGPVDEVFTEDNLRLTYGGRIPFVSSSVVRS comes from the coding sequence ATGCCGAACGCCATCGACGTCACCGACCTCACGGTCGCCTACCGCGACCGGCCCGTGCTGTGGGACATCGATCTCGCCGTGCCCGAGGGCGTGCTGATGGCGATCGTTGGGCCGAACGGGGCGGGGAAGACGACGCTCATCAAGGCGATGCTCGGCCTCGTGGACGTGGCCGCCGGGCAGACGCTGATCTACGGCGAACCCTACGCCCGGCAGCGCTCGCTCGTCGCCTACGTCCCGCAGCGCGGCTCGGTCGACTGGGACTTCCCGACGAGCGTGCTCGATGTCGTGATGATGGGGCTGTACGGTCGGCTCGGCTGGATCCGGCGACCCGGCAAGAAAGAGAAGCAGGCGGCGCTCGAAGCCCTCGACAAAGTCGGGATGCGGGACCTCGCGGACCGGCAGATCTCGCAGCTCTCGGGCGGGCAGCAGCAGCGCGTTTTCCTCGCCCGTGCGCTCGTCCAGGATGCTCAGGTCTACCTGATGGACGAGCCGTTCCAGGGCGTCGATGCCACGACCGAGCGCGCGATTGTCACCCTGTTGCAAGAGCTTCGGCAGGCGGGCAAGACGCTCGTCGTCGTCCACCACGACCTCCAGACCGTGCCCGAATACTTCGACTGGGTGCTGCTCCTCAACGTCCGCCGCATCGCCGCCGGACCGGTGGATGAGGTGTTCACCGAGGACAACCTGCGGCTAACCTACGGCGGGCGGATTCCGTTTGTGAGTTCGTCTGTGGTCCGTAGTTAG
- a CDS encoding metal ABC transporter permease: MTSTQLEIQLIAAVTAAACALPGAFLVLRRISLMSDAISHAILPGLVLAFFATENLASPLLIVAAAATGILTVVLIEALSRTERVKEDAAIGIVFPVLFSVGVILIARFASDIHLDVDAVLLGELAFAPFNRFEVGGVDLGPQALWVMGPVLALNLVFLAVFFKELKLSTFDAGLAAALGFAPGALHYALMTLVSVTAVGAFDAVGSILVVALMIAPPATAYLLTDRLTVMLGLSAGIGVLAAITGYWTANLFDTSIAGAMATMAGVAFALAFAFAPERGLVAQAQRRRSQRRTFASTMLTVHLLHHEHTPQEARECRVPHLQEHLRWSPDFARLAVDAAVRDGYVLRDADRLRLTDPGRAWAQESMVD, translated from the coding sequence GTGACCTCTACACAACTCGAAATTCAGCTCATCGCGGCCGTGACGGCGGCGGCGTGCGCGCTCCCCGGCGCGTTCCTCGTCCTCCGCCGTATCTCCCTCATGAGCGATGCCATCAGCCACGCGATCCTCCCCGGCCTCGTGCTCGCGTTCTTCGCAACCGAGAACCTCGCTAGCCCCCTCCTGATCGTCGCGGCAGCCGCGACGGGCATCCTGACGGTCGTCCTCATCGAAGCGCTCAGCCGGACCGAGCGCGTGAAGGAGGACGCCGCGATTGGCATCGTCTTCCCGGTCCTTTTCTCGGTCGGCGTTATCCTGATCGCCCGCTTCGCCTCGGACATCCACCTCGACGTGGACGCCGTGCTGCTCGGCGAACTCGCGTTTGCACCGTTCAACCGGTTCGAGGTCGGCGGCGTCGACCTCGGCCCGCAGGCGCTCTGGGTGATGGGACCGGTCCTCGCGCTCAACCTCGTCTTCCTCGCGGTCTTCTTCAAAGAACTAAAGCTCTCGACCTTCGACGCGGGGCTGGCTGCGGCGCTCGGGTTCGCGCCGGGCGCGCTGCACTACGCCCTCATGACGCTCGTCTCAGTGACGGCCGTCGGTGCCTTCGACGCGGTCGGATCGATTCTCGTGGTCGCGCTGATGATTGCGCCGCCGGCGACGGCCTACCTCCTGACCGACCGGCTGACCGTGATGCTCGGCCTCAGCGCGGGCATCGGGGTGCTCGCGGCGATCACCGGCTACTGGACAGCTAACCTCTTCGACACCTCGATCGCCGGAGCGATGGCGACGATGGCGGGCGTCGCGTTTGCGCTCGCGTTCGCGTTCGCGCCGGAGCGCGGCCTCGTCGCCCAGGCGCAGCGGCGGCGCAGCCAGCGCCGGACCTTCGCCTCGACCATGCTGACGGTTCACCTGCTCCACCACGAGCACACGCCGCAGGAGGCGCGCGAGTGCCGCGTGCCGCACCTCCAGGAGCACCTCCGCTGGTCGCCCGACTTCGCCCGCCTCGCCGTCGACGCCGCCGTGCGCGACGGCTATGTCCTGCGCGACGCCGACCGCCTCCGCCTCACCGATCCCGGCCGCGCCTGGGCGCAGGAGTCGATGGTGGACTAG
- a CDS encoding four helix bundle protein: MAKSDFENLRVFQMAEQLADEVWEVVKPWDGFAKRTVGQQIVRAADSVGANIAEGAGRGTYADNKRFVRIARGSLYETKFFLRRAYKRSLLTKDQVEALRPLIEDLAPTLNAYLRSIGRTKNH, translated from the coding sequence ATGGCTAAAAGTGACTTCGAGAATCTGCGGGTGTTTCAGATGGCAGAACAGCTTGCGGACGAGGTGTGGGAAGTCGTAAAACCGTGGGATGGATTTGCGAAGCGCACCGTGGGCCAGCAGATCGTGCGGGCAGCCGACAGCGTGGGGGCTAACATCGCAGAAGGGGCCGGACGTGGCACCTACGCCGACAACAAGCGATTCGTTCGGATCGCCCGCGGCTCGCTCTACGAAACCAAGTTCTTCCTCCGCCGCGCCTACAAGCGCAGCCTGCTCACCAAGGATCAGGTTGAGGCATTGCGCCCGCTCATCGAAGACCTCGCCCCAACGCTCAACGCCTACCTCCGCTCTATCGGTCGAACCAAGAACCACTGA